From the Purpureocillium takamizusanense chromosome 6, complete sequence genome, one window contains:
- a CDS encoding uncharacterized protein (EggNog:ENOG503P94T), which yields MDDFRRDRTNDEHDFAALRYDSADWGSFGFASIHHEAPAQQRALDEDQCGLPPLLNTNVVDYNFAYLEQSLQCPQQQTQRPILPPSNNFLAIPSYHQTVTPEIITKIANPTFGDHTRLCPLLNEADHPCYEPTRIPGGGPSRQQRDPLKVHTTDAQEERDQYSRSVSAEHRAEEHIAITSFMESTIKEQLKRFWNPEGYRVLKPRKERLTMTEYETKLVNTGKEQTGQWQGHYRSLDEARIARMTLQKIYSKPPHECTSPVDDDSFPTSDNAWVRVVRQIFDAIMDWRYILEWKSALDREGKAKAMGMLSQNGEEESCPGLEPRPSACDLEKLLPSREEQQRRILGQVPSDQTIELVAWAIVHSKQLVKSILTAGDGWKLRIVNAPRKEFRAKGNNRRVNAAKERQRQGLSQLRDQEEGLATGSRGMNQTPGPVPRGQGCRTGSREETENGQAPGEPSLGM from the exons ATGGACGATTTCAGACGCGACCGCACAAACGATGAACATGACTTTGCTGCGCTCCGATACGACTCGGCTGACTGGGGCAGCTTTGGATTCGCGTCTATCCACCACGAGGCCCCTGCACAACAACGAGCGCTCGATGAAGACCAGTGCGGACTTCCACCGCTTCTGAATACCAATGTGGTGGACTATAACTTCGCATATCTAGAACAGAGCCTGCAGTGTCCCCAACAACAGACGCAGAGGCCGATACTGCCTCCTTCGAACAATTTCCTGGCCATCCC CAGTTATCATCAGACCGTGACACCAGAAATCATAACAAAGATTGCGAATCCGACTTTCGGCGATCACACGAGGCTGTGTCCCCTCCTCAATGAGGCTGATCACCCGTGCTACGAGCCAACTCGAATACCAGGTGGAGGCCCATCGCGACAACAGCGCGACCCGCTCAAGGTACATACAACTGATGCCCAGGAGGAGCGCGATCAATATAGTCGCTCGGTGAGCGCAGAGCATAGAGCGGAGGAACATATTGCCATCACCAGTTTCATGGAATCGACAATCAAGGAGCAGCTGAAGCGCTTCTGGAATCCTGAAGGTTATCGTGTGTTGAAACCCCGCAAGGAGCGTTTGACAATGACAGAGTACGAAACGAAGTTGGTCAACACCGGCAAAGAACAGACGGGACAATGGCAAGGACACTATCGAAGCTTGGATGAGGCAAGGATAGCCAGGATGACCCTCCAGAAAATCTACAGCAAGCCTCCCCACGAATGCACGAGCCCGGTAGACGACGACTCGTTCCCGACTTCAGACAATGCCTGGGTGAGAGTAGTAAGGCAGATCTTTGATGCCATCATGGACTGGAGGTACATTCTGGAATGGAAGAGCGCTCTTGACCGTGAGGGCAAGGCGAAGGCCATGGGGATGCTTTCCCAAAACGGCGAAGAAGAGTCATGTCCGGGCTTGGAACCTCGACCCAGTGCTTGCGATCTCGAAAAATTGCTTCCGAGTCGCGAGGAACAGCAGCGGAGGATTCTTGGTCAAGTCCCGAGCGATCAGACGATTGAGTTGGTCGCATGGGCGATAGTG CACTCCAAGCAGCTTGTCAAATCCATCCTTACGGCAGGCGATGGTTGGAAGCTCAGGATTGTCAACGCTCCAAGGAAGGAATTTCGG GCAAAAGGAAACAACAGGCGCGTGAATGCTGCCAAGGAGAGGCAGCGACAAGGCCTAAGCCAACTTCGAGATCAGGAGGAAGGGTTGGCCACTGGATCTCGGGGTATGAATCAGACGCCAGGCCCCGTGCCGCGCGGACAAGGCTGCCGCACGGGGAGCCgggaggagacggagaacGGACAGGCCCCGGGCGAGCCATCGCTCGGCATGTGA
- a CDS encoding uncharacterized protein (COG:S~EggNog:ENOG503PDKN~SECRETED:SignalP(1-17~SECRETED:cutsite=ALA-AP~SECRETED:prob=0.6363)), whose translation MLSLLTTVVLAGAAALAAPTAGVDNHNRCTSQSTKVTAWTVHDFDFHSSEMFTTPAHQNSWGYVNFTLSNPVVSYRPVCSAQSNQLSDFFYGNFIYNCDVPAGSGDKASFTFSRASSELKLNQTWNCPGEGSRFDARGGVILNLTCTTTNWQNPDWKPGQFYSSRNVDCHKVTVKAPIKEMSGVA comes from the coding sequence ATGCTGTCCCTGCTCACAaccgtcgtcctcgccggcgcggcagcccTCGCGGCGCCAACAGCAGGCGTCGACAACCACAACCGATGCACGTCGCAGTCCACAAAGGTCACCGCCTGGACGGTGCACGACTTCGACTTCCACTCGTCCGAGATGTTCACCACGCCCGCGCACCAAAACTCGTGGGGCTACGTCAACTTCACCCTCTCCAACCCCGTCGTGTCCTACCGCCCCGTCTGCTCCGCCCAGTCCAACCAGCTGAGCGACTTCTTCTACGGCAACTTCATCTACAACTGCGACGtccccgccggcagcggcgacaaggccTCCTTCACCTTTTCCCGCGCCTCCAGCGAGCTCAAGCTCAACCAGACGTGGAACTGccccggcgagggcagccgcttcgacgcccgcggcggcgtcatcctcAACCTGAcgtgcaccaccaccaactgGCAGAACCCCGACTGGAAGCCCGGCCAATTTTACTCGTCGCGCAACGTCGACTGCCACAAGGTCACCGTCAAGGCGCCCATCAAGGAGATGAGTGGCGTCGCCTAG
- a CDS encoding uncharacterized protein (COG:S~EggNog:ENOG503P5BE), translating into MPAPSYPIPPFLSPLHLYRHILREVSYLPPAFRATISSRIRNRFHRHRKYDPRAKAHLSRASNTLRTLRAANSGDPRAMGGLISKGFGRSGGRRRELMAQLVKPQGPSNSQELEALLDQPSTTHSSASTSAAEAPCPKKPKNAFFLKWDQKKLLQLMQSQRKQHKDTRGTASWPSRTLKGSDPNTTVPTSTIWGKPPAESLIRTKKARWWKLNADKIMPPLGKGEWDLLERLSNGAQGEAEWAVPARRPTAKPVAGPESMAESFDWESWATQPAATVERRNSMWQRKRSGGSDNGPYAGREQTSYFPARWFRRAYNRTWQLTPTMSQDPKTLRYSFRWGSVQPKFPPPTAAQLEIFEGVDEQGHRVREGSVS; encoded by the coding sequence ATGCCCGCGCCTTCCTATCCGatccccccttttctttcccccctccATCTCTACCGCCACATCCTCCGCGAAGTCTCATACCTCCCGCCTGCCTTCCGAGCAACCATATCATCCAGGATACGGAATCGCTTCCATCGACACCGAAAATATGACCCGCGAGCGAAGGCCCATCTCTCCAGGGCCTCGAACACCCTGCGGACGCTGAGAGCCGCCAACAGCGGAGACCCTCGTGCAATGGGTGGTCTCATCTCCAAAGGCTTCGGGCGGTCcggtggccgtcgacgggagCTCATGGCCCAACTCGTCAAGCCTCAGGGGCCGAGTAATTCACAGGAATTGGAAGCGCTCCTCGATCAGCCCAGCACAACGCACAGCTCAGCTTCAACGAGCGCAGCCGAAGCACCGTGCCCCAAGAAACCGAAGAATGCCTTCTTCCTGAAGTGGGATCAGAAGAAGCTGTTACAACTCATGCAGTCGCAAAGAAAACAGCATAAGGATACCAGGGGCACCGCAAGCTGGCCCAGCAGGACACTCAAGGGCTCCGATCCAAATACAACCGTCCCGACTTCCACTATATGGGGCAAGCCTCCGGCCGAGAGCCTCATTCGAACAAAAAAGGCACGCTGGTGGAAGCTAAACGCCGATAAGATCATGCCTCCGCTGGGTAAAGGCGAGTGGGACTTGCTGGAGCGACTCAGTAATGGCGCCCAAGGCGAAGCCGAATGGGCGGTCCctgcgagacggccgacggcaaagCCAGTTGCAGGACCGGAGAGCATGGCAGAATCGTTCGACTGGGAGTCTTGGGCGACCCAACCTGCCGCCACGGTTGAAAGGCGAAACTCCATGTGGCAAAGAAAGCGGTCGGGCGGCAGTGACAACGGCCCGTACGCCGGCAGGGAGCAAACGAGTTACTTTCCAGCAAGGTGGTTCAGGAGAGCCTACAATAGGACCTGGCAGCTGACTCCAACAATGAGTCAAGATCCAAAGACCCTACGCTACTCCTTCAGATGGGGTTCGGTCCAACCCAAGTTTCCTCCTCCAACCGCGGCACAACTTGAGATCTTTGAGGGCGTGGACGAGCAAGGTCACAGGGTCCGCGAGGGTTCTGTTTCATGA
- the MUP1 gene encoding methionine permease (EggNog:ENOG503NVPN~COG:E~TransMembrane:12 (i41-60o66-94i125-143o163-183i190-208o228-252i264-286o316-340i361-382o394-414i426-449o461-483i)), translating into MGLTNVDHDAVKVAAGSDSASATNDTEVGRLEIARENKRQIGIPSAALLILNRIIGTGIFATPGTILALCGSVGLSLFMWVAGICIAAAGTAVYMELGTGLPRNGGEKNYLEYVYRSPRFLTTSLYTGYVLLLGWAAGNSVMFGEYILHAARVEVTDWNKRGIALGCLTAAFLIHGTALKWGIRLQNVLGVLKILVIVVIIIAPLVNLPKVREVNNFHHAFDGTTGSGYGVVMALYNVIWSFVGYSNANYALSETKNPTRTLKFAAPLALGSISVLYMLANISYFAGVSKEEILEAKRLVAASLFRNMFGESAERAMSVFVALSAFGNVLSVIFSQGRLVQELGREGILPFSRFWASNRPFNAPLAGLTEHYIVTVITIVAPPAGDAYNFVLNLISYPLAIINVFVAGALIHLYRHRAAWNWNPPLKASLPVAIFFLLSNIYLVVAPFIPPEEGQSVYDSLPYYIHCVVGFGIIFAGGVYWLIWAKLLPWVGRYELVRETVVDDIDGWERTQFSTRPLGDSIKDDAAPVDYGTTTGREERRD; encoded by the exons aTGGGCCTCACCAACGTggaccacgacgccgtcaaggtggccgccggcagcgactCTGCCTCGGCCACCAACGACACCGAAGTcg GCCGCCTCGAGATTGCACGCGAAAACAAGCGCCAGATCGGCATCCCGTCGGCCGCGctcctcatcctcaaccGCATCATCGGCACCGGCATCTTCGCCACGCCCGGcaccatcctcgccctctgcgGCAGCGTCGGGCTCTCGCTCTTCATGTGGGTGGCGGGCAtctgcatcgccgccgccggcaccgccgtctACATGGAGCTCGGCACGGGGCTCCcgcgcaacggcggcgagaaaaACTACCTCGAGTACGTCTACCGCAGCCCGCGGTTCCTCACCACCAGCCTGTACACGGGctacgtgctgctgctgggctgggccgccggcaACTCCGTCATGTTCGGCGAGTACATCctgcacgccgcccgcgtcgaggtGACGGACTGGAACAAGCgcggcatcgccctcggctgTCTGACCGCCGCGTTCCTCATCCACGGCACCGCGCTCAAGTGGGGGATCCGCCTGCAGAatgtcctcggcgtcctcaagatcctcgtcatcgtcgtcatcatcatcgcgcCCCTCGTCAACCTCCCCAAGGTCCGCGAGGTCAACAACTTCCACCACGCCTTTGACGGCACCACCGGCAGCGGCTacggcgtcgtcatggccctCTACAACGTCATCTGGAGCTTCGTCGGCTACAGCAACGCAAACTACGCCCTCTCCGAGACCAAGAACCCCACCCGCACCCTCAAGTtcgccgcgcccctcgccctcggcagcATCTCCGTCCTCTACATGCTCGCCAACATCTCCTACTTTGCCGGCGTCTCCAAGGAAGAgatcctcgaggccaagcgcctcgtcgccgcctccctcttCCGCAACATGTTTGGCGAgtccgccgagcgcgccatGAGCGTCTTTgtcgccctctccgccttTGGCAACGTCCTTAGCGTCATCTTCTCCCAGGGCCGCCTCGTTCAGGagctcggccgcgagggcATCCTGCCCTTTTCCCGCTTCTGGGCCAGCAACCGCCCCTTCAACGCCCCGCTCGCCGGTCTCACCGAGCACTACATTGTCACCGTCATCACCATTGtcgccccgcccgccggcgacgcctaCAACTTTGTCCTCAA CCTCATCTCATAccccctcgccatcatcaacgtcttcgtcgccggcgccctcatCCACCTCTaccgccaccgcgccgcgTGGAACTGGAACCCGCCGCTCAAGGCGTCCCTGCCTGTCgccatcttcttcctcctcagCAACATctacctcgtcgtcgcgccaTTCATCCCGCCCGAGGAGGGCCAGAGCGTCTACGACTCCCTACCCTACTACATCCactgcgtcgtcggcttcggcatcATCTTCGCCGGTGGCGTCTACTGGCTGATATGGGCCAAGCTGCTGCCCTGGGTCGGCCGCTACGAGCTCGTCCGCGagaccgtcgtcgacgacatcgacggGTGGGAGAGGACGCAGTTTTCCACCCGGCCGCTGGGGGATAGCATCAAGGACGACGCAGCCCCCGTGGACTACGGGACGACGACCGGCAGGGAGGAACGGAGAGACTGA
- the ats1_2 gene encoding FR47-like protein (COG:E~EggNog:ENOG503P4H0) yields the protein MAPEATVRHARREDAPVILELIQALADYEKEPDAVEATVESIQETIAFAPSGENSDTATVPHTEPTSPSRPARCLLLFSPEGKAVGMALYFYNYSTWRSRPGIYLEDLFVQPSERGRGYGKRLLVELAKQVVAMKGARLEWVVLKWNEPSIKFYESIGAKALDEWVGMRVDGPNLEKLAHLLD from the exons ATGGCTCCCGAAGCGACTGTCCGACACGCCCGGCGCGAGG ACGCTCCCGTGATCCTGGAGCTCATCCAGGCGCTCGCCGATTACGAAAAGgagcccgacgccgtcgaggcgacCGTCGAGTCCATCCAGGAGACCATCGCCTTCGCGCCCTCGGGCGAGAACTCCGACACCGCGACCGTTCCCCACACCGAGCCGActtcgccgtcgcggcccgcgcgcTGCCTGCTCCTCTTCTCGCCCGAGGGAAAGGCTGTCGGCATGGCGCTGTACTTTTACAATTACAGCACTTGGCGGTCGCGGCCGGGCATCTACCTCGAGGATCTCTTCGTCCAGCCGTCGGAGAGGGGCCGCGGCTACGGCAAGAGGTTGCTGGTTGAGCTGGCCAAACAGGTGGTCGCCATGAAGGGTGCGCGCCTGGAATGGGTGGTTCTCAAGTGGAACGAGCCGAGCATCAAGTTTTATGAGAGCATCGgagccaaggcgctcgacgagtgGGTTGGCATGCGAGTCGACGGCCCCAACCTGGAGAAGCTGGCGCACCTCCTGGACTGA
- a CDS encoding uncharacterized protein (antiSMASH:Cluster_6.1) encodes MDGWVPDPTSCQLGTGSLSVSPAISFSVQSGLRRCLLVNSRGGGSRSSYSSTNSEQRQTNSRLARGSIPTMPGSVKGRSGDPDPVPAFRGWSLFSLAWRDAAKFKGC; translated from the coding sequence atggatggctgggtgCCGGACCCAACATCGTGTCAGCTCGGCACAGGCTCACTCTCTGTCTCCCCCGCCATCTCTTTCTCGGTCCAGAGCGGGCTACGCCGGTGCCTGCTGGTCAACAGCCGCGGTGGAGGGTCCAGAAGCTCGTATTCGTCCACGAATagcgagcagcggcagacAAACTCTCGCCTCGCACGCGGATCGATCCCGACGATGCCTGGATCGGTCAAGGGCAGATCCGGCGACCCGGACCCCGTCCCGGCTTTCCGGGGATGGTCCCTGTTTTCCCTTGCTTGGCGAGATGCCGCCAAGTTCAAAGGTTGCTGA
- the TNA1 gene encoding High-affinity nicotinic acid transporter (EggNog:ENOG503NU7U~TransMembrane:12 (i62-81o101-123i130-148o160-180i192-211o223-245i294-314o334-351i358-378o384-407i419-439o451-473i)~COG:G), with amino-acid sequence MAVTEEVAREKAGSASLNGSNDNGRDVAGVEGQQYLDDDEIVPVCPPNTTERKLLTRIDLHVMPFLCVMYLLAFLDRVNISNADIFDLSKDLNLGTDGYKFNTALVIFFVPYCVFEIPSNILLKKFRPHVWLSLNMFLFGFTTMMQGLVQSYSGLLATRFFLGLFETGMFPGAFYLIGMWYRRHEAQKRYSFFFNSTTLAGAFGGLLAAAIGKMSGLRGYSGWRWIFLIEGGLTVLVSFFFFFLLPDFPEDVKWLNKDEKDFVAARLRLDQGRSARERKITLKDVGNVFKDYKVIVGGFMYLGLIVPAYGYAYFSPFIIQGYGYTRIQTQLHSVPPWAASFGFSMLIAFFSDRIKHRFLFSVFATCVAITGFSILIAVDDNRDLQYSALFLIAMGAYTAMPIIVCWFNMNLGGHHRRAVGSAWQVGFGNLGGIVAVYIYQKKDGPRFVRGLSVSLGFTCLSIVACSVYAFACWKANKERNKKIGAGQELTREQKTELGDMSPDYRYLL; translated from the exons atggccgtcacGGAAGAGGTCGCGCGCGAAAAGGCGGGCAGCGCCTCGCTCAACGGCTCCAACGACAATGGAcgcgacgtcgcgggcgtTGAGGGCCAGCAGtatctcgacgacgacgagattgTTCCCGTCTGCCCTCCGAACACGACCGAGCGCAAGCTCCTCACGCGCATTGACTTGCACGTCATGCCCTTCCTCTGCGTCATGTATCTCCTGGCCTTCCTCG ACCGCGTCAACATCTCTAACGCCGACATTTTCGACCTCTCCAAGGACTTGAACCTCGGCACCGACGGCTACAAGTTCAACACGGCCCTGGTCATCTTCTTCGTGCCCTACTGCGTCTTCGAGATCCCGTCCAACATCCTGCTCAAGAAGTTCCGCCCACATGTCTGGCTGTCCCTCAACATGTTCCTCTTTGGCTTCACCACCATGATGCAGGGGCTCGTCCAGAGCTACAGCGGTCTGCTTGCGACCCGCTTCTTCCTTGGCTTGTTTGAGACGGGCATGTTCCCCGGCGCCTTCTACCTCATTGGCATGTGGTACCGGCGTCACGAGGCTCAGAAGCGTTattccttcttcttcaacaGCACCACCCTTGCCGGCGCTTTCGGCGGTctgttggccgccgccatcggcaagATGAGCGGTCTGCGCGGCTATAGCGGTTGGCGCTGGATTTTCCtcatcgagggcggcctAACCGTGCTCGTCAgcttctttttctttttcctGCTGCCCGACTTCCCCGAGGATGTTAAGTGGCTCAACAAGGACGAGAAGGACttcgtggccgcccgcctccgtctGGACCAGGGCCGATCGGCGCGCGAACGCAAGATCACGCTCAAGGACGTCGGCAACGTGTTCAAGGACTACAAGGTCATCGTTGGCGGCTTCATGTACCTCGGCCTAATTGTCCCGGCCTACGGCTATGCCTACTTCTCGCCCTTCATCATCCAGGGCTACGGATACACCAGGATCCAGACCCAGCTCCATAGCGTGCCGCCGTGGGCTGCGTCGTTTGGCTTCTCCATGCTCatcgccttcttctccgacAGGATCAAGCATCGCTTCCTGTTTTCCGTCTTTGCCACCTGCGTCGCCATCACGGGCTTTTCCATCCTGATTGCCGTCGATGACAACCGGGACCTACAGTACTCGGCGCTCTtcctcatcgccatgggTGCCTACACGGCCATGCCCATCATCGTCTGCTGGTTCAACATGAACCTCGGCGGCCATCACCGGCGCGCCGTCGGTAGCGCGTGGCAGGTCGGCTTCGGCAACCTGGGCGGAATCGTCGCCGTCTACATTTACCAGAAGAAGGACGGGCCTAGGTTCGTCCGCGGCCTTAGCGTGTCCCTGGGCTTCACCTGCCTCTCGATTGTGGCGTGCTCTGTGTACGCCTTTGCCTGCTGGAAAGCCAACAAGGAGCGCAACAAGAAGATTGGCGCCGGGCAGGAGCTTACTCGGGAGCAGAAGACGGAGCTCGGCGACATGTCTCCTGACTACCGATATCTGCTATAA
- a CDS encoding uncharacterized protein (antiSMASH:Cluster_6.1~CAZy:GH2~EggNog:ENOG503NZTF~COG:G): MQTGAPQYPRPDFERTRLKWQSLNGQWDFLFDDDDVGLIRQWPNTGVPDEVTLDSQPSAKQTGAGSDSDSIVQRIAAGTQDLFQGNVLARSAAAAHRKLAITVPFVFQCPASGINDRGVHEVLWYERQISDLRSSEEKSQGQRLLLRFGAVDYEATVWIDGRLAGSHRGGHVPFELDITDMINATEAASPSHRLTVRVYDSAYDLTQPRGKQYWGAKPESIFYTPSGGIWQSVWLEVAPPARLADSSHGTVLRSNDIEAGTLSCHIAVQGRRAGQACAVEVEAAYAGVTVAKTERTSLPREKNSVDVDLGMRLTQNQLAELPQTALDKAPVSSPQCWRNGLALWSPEHPLLYDLTIRLLGGSNNTLDEVKTSTGMRSIDWSRGDGFWRLNGKPYFQALNLDQGYWKETFMTPPTDDSTRVDIELAKRMGFNGCRKHQKVEDPTFYYWADRLGYLVWAEMANSYQFSAEYVDRFNQEWTESVRLAINHPSVVTWTPVNESWGYTSLGVKESAEQRDHIRALYHLTKTLDPTRSINDNCGWEHVLTDLTTFHDYSDGPELERTCASRDLILGPKAGRDMFVGGVQHKDGAPIMCTEFGGVNIAPATATQGDNDRNWGYTTASNADDLLQRFERLVKAVTKGGICCAFVYTQLTDIEQEANGLYTFDRKEKLDSAKVKKVMDQALQLFYDKVAGL, translated from the exons ATGCAAACAGGCGCACCGCAATACCCCCGTCCCGATTTCGAGCGCACGCGGCTCAAGTGGCAATCACTCAACGGCCAATGGGACTTTCtgtttgacgacgacgatgttggcCTCATCCGCCAATGGCCCAACACGGGCGTCCCGGACGAGGTGACGTTGGACTCTCAGCCATCTGCGAAACAAACGGGCGCCGGGTCCGACAGTGACTCCATCGTACAGCGCATCGCAGCCGGCACCCAGGATCTCTTTCAGGGCAACGTcctcgcccgcagcgccgccgccgcacaccGCAAGCTGGCCATCACCGTGCCGTTTGTGTTCCAGTGTCCCGCCTCGGGCATCAATGACCGGGGCGTTCATGAGGTGCTCTGGTATGAGCGCCAGATCAGCGACCTGCGCAGTTCAGAAGAGAAGAGCCAAGGgcagcgcctgctgctgcgattTGGAGCTGTCGATTACGAGGCTACGGTCTGGATcgatggccgcctcgccggtTCGCATCGCGGTGGGCATGTGCCCTTCGAACTGGACATTACCGATATGATCAATGCCACAGAAGCAGCGAGCCCATCGCATCGGCTGACTGTGAGGGTATATGACTCTGCGTATGACCTCACCCAGCCCCGCGGTAAGCAGTACTGGGGTGCGAAGCCCGAAAGCATCTTTTACACCCCCTCGGGCGGCATATGGCAGTCGGTCTGGCTCGAAGTCGCTCCGCCCGCACGTCTAGCGGATAGCAGCCACGGGACCGTTCTTAGATCCAATGACATTGAGGCGGGAACGTTGTCTTGTCATATTGCCGttcaagggcggcgcgcagggcaggCATGTGCAGTCGAGGTTGAGGCAGCCTATGCTGGAGTGACGGTGGCCAAGACAGAGCGCACAAGCCTCCCAAGGGAGAAGAACTCGGTTGATGTAGATCTTGGGATGCGATTGACACAGAACCAGCTAGCCGAGCTGCCACAGACTGCTCTTGACAAGGCCCCAGTGAGCTCCCCCCAGTGCTGGCGTAATGGCCTAGCCCTATGGTCGCCAGAGCATCCACTTCTCTATGACTTGACGATCCGTCTCCTCGGTGGCTCAAACAACACCTTGGACGAGGTCAAAACGTCAACGGGCATGCGGTCAATCGACTGGtctcgcggcgacggcttctGGAGGCTCAACGGCAAACCCTACTTTCAAGCTCTGAACCTGGACCAAGGCTACTGGAAGGAGACATTCATGACCCCGCCCACAGATGACAGCACCAGAGTCGACATCGAACTGGCTAAGCGTATGGGCTTTAACGGCTGCCGCAAGCACCAAAAGGTGGAGGACCCAACGTTTTATTATTGGGCGGACCGTCTCGGGTATCTTGTATGGGCGGAAATGGCCAACTCGTATCAATTCAGCGCCGAGTATGTCGACCGCTTCAATCAAGAATGGACCGAGTCAGTCAGGCTGGCCATAAACCACCCCTCGGTGGTGACCTGGACCCCGGTGAATGAGAGCTGGGGATACACCTCGTTAGGTGTCAAGGAGAGCGCTGAACAGCGAGACCACATCCGTGCGCTATACCACCTGACCAA GACTCTTGACCCCACGAGAAGCATCAACGACAACTGCGGCTGGGAGCACGTACTGACTGACCTCACGACGTTCCACGACTACAGTGATGGGCCAGAGCTGGAGAGGACCTGCGCTAGCCGCGACCTTATCCTCGGGCCCAAAGCTGGCCGCGACATGTTCGTGGGCGGTGTGCAACACAAAGACGGAGCGCCCATCATGTGTACTGAGTTTGGCGGTGTCAACATTGcgcctgccactgccacgCAAGGCGACAATGATCGCAACTGGGGCTACACGACGGCCAGCAATGCCGATGATTTGCTGCAACGATTCGAGAGACTGGTCAAAGCCGTGACCAAGGGCGGAATTTGCTGCGCCTTTGTCTATACGCAACT AACTGACATTGAGCAAGAAGCAAACGGCCTGTATACCTTTGACAGGAAGGAAAAGTTGGATTCTGCCAAAGTCAAGAAGGTCATGGACCAGGCTTTACAGCTCTTTTACGACAAAGTAGCGGGTCTGTAA